A region of bacterium DNA encodes the following proteins:
- a CDS encoding IS110 family transposase encodes IKYNQYLRGFYFRLKAKKGSGKAIIATARKFLTIIYRTLKNNWVFDDFNKFKLAEAI; translated from the coding sequence CAATAAAATACAATCAATATTTAAGAGGTTTTTACTTTAGACTAAAAGCTAAAAAAGGCAGCGGTAAGGCGATTATCGCGACAGCGAGAAAGTTTCTTACAATAATTTATCGCACACTTAAAAATAATTGGGTGTTCGATGATTTTAATAAATTCAAATTAGCTGAAGCTATTTAA